One window from the genome of Paracoccus zhejiangensis encodes:
- the mepA gene encoding penicillin-insensitive murein endopeptidase, with the protein MIRKILTTAAVLIGMALPAAAQSPLAKDVFGRVGGPTGGQPVSIGSYSKGCFNGGMALPESGPTWQAMRLSRNRNWGHPELVNYLVGLSQAATKMGWRGLYIGDMSQPRGGPMISGHASHQLGLDADIWMLMPQSLRLSPSQRESISSVSVVAPNGLGLSRYWTPAHGALIQSAAMDPRVDRIFLDAAIKVAMCKANGNRGAWLQKLRPTPNHDYHFHVRLHCPRGNSGCSNPATPVAQLSGNDNGCGDAMQELAYRANPSTRPKGQADPNYRHPRSFRLSEMPRQCQVIGTAR; encoded by the coding sequence GTGATCCGCAAAATTCTGACAACGGCCGCCGTTCTGATCGGCATGGCCCTGCCTGCTGCGGCGCAATCGCCGCTGGCAAAGGATGTCTTTGGCCGCGTCGGTGGCCCGACCGGCGGCCAGCCCGTCTCGATCGGCAGCTACAGCAAGGGTTGCTTCAACGGCGGCATGGCCCTGCCCGAAAGCGGGCCGACCTGGCAGGCGATGCGCCTGTCGCGCAACCGCAACTGGGGCCATCCCGAGTTGGTCAATTACCTCGTCGGCCTGTCGCAAGCGGCCACAAAGATGGGCTGGCGCGGCCTCTATATCGGCGACATGAGCCAGCCGCGCGGTGGCCCGATGATCAGCGGCCATGCCAGCCATCAGCTGGGCCTCGATGCCGATATCTGGATGCTGATGCCGCAAAGTCTACGCCTCTCGCCCTCGCAGCGGGAGAGCATTTCCTCGGTCTCGGTCGTCGCACCGAACGGCCTCGGCCTGTCGCGTTACTGGACGCCGGCGCATGGTGCGCTGATCCAGTCGGCGGCGATGGACCCGCGCGTCGACCGTATCTTCCTTGACGCGGCCATCAAGGTGGCGATGTGCAAGGCGAATGGCAATCGTGGCGCCTGGCTGCAGAAGCTGCGCCCGACACCGAACCACGACTATCACTTCCATGTCCGGCTGCACTGCCCGCGCGGCAATTCCGGCTGCAGCAACCCGGCGACGCCGGTGGCGCAGCTGTCGGGCAATGACAATGGCTGCGGCGATGCGATGCAGGAGCTCGCCTATCGCGCCAACCCCTCGACCCGGCCGAAGGGCCAGGCCGACCCGAACTATCGCCATCCCCGCAGCTTCCGACTGAGCGAAATGCCGAGGCAATGCCAGGTTATCGGCACAGCGCGCTAG
- a CDS encoding MFS transporter: MNRKRIWGWWFFDWASQPFSTLLLTFIFSIYFGEIAKTHYIAMGESATIAGAEAQALWGMGLSISGVIIAVLAPILGAIADTTGRRMLWIWIFSAFYIIGSLGLWYLAPVQPDLVMALIWFGIGMIGMEFATIFTNALLPALAPEDEIGRISGSGYAFGYAGGLVALVIMLLFFAENPRTGHTLIGIRPLFGLDPELREGTRFAGPFTAIWYVVFMIPFFLWVKEPRLPRQSFSMGQTLSDLWRLLVSLGQRQSLTAWLISSMFSRDALNAIYAFGGIYAGTVLGWPVFLSGVFGVVSALAAAVISHLGGRADKAFGPKPVIIACTFALMAVCVVIVGMDRTTLFGIPLAEGSRLPDAIFFACGVVIGGAGGVLQSASRTMMVRHTTPEKATEAFGLFALSGKATAFLAPFLVAVVTEITGNQRIGISPLIVMFLLSLVLLHWVKAEGEAQQ; the protein is encoded by the coding sequence ATGAACCGCAAGCGCATCTGGGGTTGGTGGTTCTTTGACTGGGCCAGTCAGCCCTTTTCGACGCTGCTTCTGACCTTCATCTTCTCGATCTACTTCGGCGAGATCGCCAAGACCCATTACATCGCCATGGGCGAAAGCGCGACCATCGCCGGGGCCGAGGCACAGGCGCTCTGGGGCATGGGTCTCTCGATCTCGGGGGTCATCATCGCCGTTCTGGCCCCGATCCTCGGCGCCATTGCCGACACCACCGGGCGGCGGATGCTGTGGATCTGGATCTTCTCCGCCTTCTATATCATCGGCTCGCTTGGCCTATGGTACCTGGCCCCGGTCCAGCCGGACCTGGTGATGGCGCTGATCTGGTTCGGCATCGGCATGATCGGCATGGAATTCGCCACCATCTTCACCAATGCGCTTCTGCCCGCCCTGGCCCCCGAGGACGAGATCGGCCGCATCTCGGGCAGCGGCTATGCGTTTGGCTATGCCGGCGGGCTGGTGGCGCTGGTCATCATGCTGCTGTTCTTCGCCGAGAACCCGCGCACCGGCCACACCCTGATCGGCATCAGACCACTTTTCGGCCTCGATCCAGAGCTGCGCGAGGGCACCCGCTTTGCCGGGCCCTTCACCGCGATCTGGTATGTGGTCTTCATGATCCCCTTCTTCCTCTGGGTGAAAGAGCCGCGACTGCCCCGCCAGTCCTTCAGCATGGGCCAGACGCTCTCGGACCTGTGGCGGCTTCTGGTCAGCCTCGGCCAGCGGCAATCGCTGACCGCATGGCTCATCTCGTCGATGTTCTCGCGCGATGCGCTGAATGCCATTTATGCCTTTGGCGGCATCTATGCCGGAACGGTGCTGGGCTGGCCGGTCTTCCTGTCGGGCGTCTTCGGCGTGGTGTCGGCGCTGGCGGCGGCGGTAATCTCGCATCTGGGCGGCCGGGCCGACAAGGCCTTTGGCCCGAAACCCGTCATCATCGCCTGCACGTTCGCGCTGATGGCGGTCTGCGTGGTGATCGTCGGCATGGACCGGACCACGCTCTTCGGCATTCCGCTGGCCGAGGGCTCGCGTCTGCCCGATGCCATCTTCTTTGCCTGCGGCGTGGTGATCGGCGGCGCCGGTGGGGTTCTGCAATCGGCTAGCCGGACGATGATGGTGCGCCACACCACGCCGGAAAAGGCCACCGAGGCTTTCGGCCTATTTGCCCTTTCCGGCAAGGCGACGGCCTTCCTCGCCCCCTTCCTGGTCGCCGTGGTCACCGAGATCACCGGCAACCAGCGCATCGGCATCTCTCCGCTGATCGTGATGTTCCTTCTGTCACTGGTCCTGCTACATTGGGTCAAAGCAGAGGGAGAGGCACAGCAGTGA
- a CDS encoding acyl-CoA thioesterase, with translation MYPLIRFVKEMVKFRSAPPLDFTGTHVSTHMCWPWDLDPWIELNNGRTLTLYDLGRIPLASRTGLIGTLKTRGWGITVAGNSVRYRRRIKAFQRFTMLSRAIGWDDRFIYMEQSMWRKGECCNHILIRSAITGAKGIVPPVELLAATGANPESPPLPDWVQAWIAADALRPWPPVLPPDVRDDVKDVTKGILPA, from the coding sequence ATGTATCCCCTCATTCGCTTCGTCAAGGAAATGGTCAAGTTCCGCTCGGCCCCGCCGCTCGACTTCACCGGCACCCATGTCTCAACCCATATGTGCTGGCCCTGGGATCTCGATCCCTGGATCGAGCTGAACAATGGCCGCACCCTGACGCTTTACGATCTGGGCCGCATCCCGCTCGCCTCGCGCACCGGGCTGATTGGCACGTTGAAGACGCGCGGCTGGGGCATCACCGTCGCCGGCAATTCGGTCCGCTACCGCCGCCGCATCAAGGCGTTCCAACGGTTCACCATGCTCAGCCGCGCCATCGGGTGGGACGACCGCTTCATCTATATGGAGCAGTCGATGTGGCGGAAGGGCGAATGCTGCAACCACATCCTGATCCGTTCGGCCATCACCGGCGCCAAGGGCATCGTCCCGCCCGTTGAACTGCTCGCCGCGACCGGAGCCAATCCTGAAAGCCCGCCCCTGCCGGACTGGGTGCAGGCCTGGATCGCAGCCGACGCGTTGCGCCCCTGGCCCCCGGTCCTGCCCCCCGACGTCAGGGATGACGTAAAGGATGTCACGAAAGGCATCTTGCCAGCCTGA
- a CDS encoding YggT family protein: MTTLYQALMLILDVIWFIMIVHIIMSWLINFQVLNLRQPLVAQLWDGLNRLLEPIYGPVRRILPNTGALDLAPLVVFIIIIILRQALANNAGLFLGY; encoded by the coding sequence ATGACGACGCTGTATCAGGCGCTGATGCTGATCCTCGATGTGATCTGGTTCATCATGATCGTCCATATCATCATGTCCTGGCTGATCAACTTCCAGGTGCTGAACCTGCGCCAGCCGCTGGTCGCGCAGCTTTGGGACGGGCTGAACCGCCTGCTCGAGCCGATCTATGGCCCGGTTCGCCGCATCCTGCCGAATACCGGCGCGCTGGACCTGGCGCCGCTGGTGGTCTTCATCATCATCATCATCCTGCGTCAGGCCCTGGCCAATAATGCGGGCCTGTTCCTCGGCTACTGA